Sequence from the Leptospira johnsonii genome:
AAATTTGAATTCAGGAAGATCATGTAAATCCGCCAAAAGTTTGTATGTAGAACCGTAGGTGTCTTCGAAGGAATCTATTTTAGTAAAGGCCCTTTGGTTGGATAATTGGGTCTGTTGTTTCAAACCAGCAGCCAATGCCTTTTCTGCCTGGGATTGATGCTGAATATTTAGGGTGGTATAGATCTTTAAACCGCCCTCATAGATTTGTTGAGAAGGTATATAACGAGCCAGGTTCTTGCGTACATATTCCGTAAAATAAGGGAATTTGTTCAGACGATCCGAGAATGCGGAATCGTTAGGAGAACGATTTAAGGTTATATAATATTCGGAAAATGCCTCGAATTCTCTCTCTGCGGTTTCCACATCTAAGATCCCGTTTTCCACCAACTTTTTGAATACGACGCGCACCTTAGAAGCGGATGTATTCGGATTCACTAAGGGAGAAAATTCCTTGGGTCTTGTGGTCAAGCTTGCGAGAAGTGCCGCTTCTCCCCAGCTTAGGTCTTTGATGTCTTTTCTGAAATAGAATTTGGCCGCGGCGCCCACACCTATGGTTCCATGGCCGAGAGGGATCTCGTTTAAGTAGATTCCTATTAAGGTTTTCTTATCGAATACCAATTCTAAAAGTAAGGCCAGCCAAGCTTCTCTTGCTTTACGTAAAAACGATCTTTCCGTGTTTAAGAATTTTAATCTGGCAACCTGTTGTGTGATTGTGGAGGCACCTTCTTTCACTCTTCCCGCAAGAAGGTTTACCATAGTGGCTCTAAAAATCCCACGTAAGTCCAGACCTTTGTGAGATCTGAAATTATTATCCTCTGTGGAAACAAAACAACGAATGACTTTATTCTCTTCCCAGCCGCCCGGAAGATCTTCGTCGGTGATCACTACTCTAGAAAATCTATAAAACTCGGCAATAGGTTCGTATTTTCCTTCCGTATTGATCCCGAAAAGAAGGGAAGGCTTTTCATATCGATCCGCCTTAGGGACCTGCCAAATATCTTTGATGGAGAATACGAATAAAAATCCGTTTAAGAAGATAAGTCCTAAAACAAGATAGATCAGTTTGCGCACAGGATCGGAAGAATCCAAACGGGATTGGATCCTGTCCCTGAAAAGTACTACGAAATATCTTGTGAAAAAATCTACGGGTTCGTGTTTCATTTGGTTTATTTCTGATTTTTATAAAGGAGAAAATTGACGCATCTTATCTATGCCGTGGAACCTGAGTCCAGTATCTAGATTATATCCTTGGTATTCTTTGATCATAGAAGAACGAGAAGTTTTGTCGTGAACATAACCCCAGGCATTTGTGACCGCATCCTTTGCAGCTTCGCAGGCCTTGTTGATTAGTTCCACGAAAGAATCGTTTCGGATCAGGTTCGGGTCCGCAGGATAAGACCATTCTCTTTTTTCTTCGTTCATGATCCGTTTGTCTATATGCTCCTTTAGTGGAAGCATAAGAACGGAAGAATTTACTTTGTGCAAAGTGATCTTATCTAAAAAGCTGAGTGCGGCTCTTATTATCTTACTTCTGGAATCCAGGTATCTATGAAAATGCAAATAACCTAAGAAAGATTCGTTCAGAATATCTCCAGGAATGATCTTTTCTTCCGAGCCTATATACTTCTCTTTGAACTCTTTCGGAAAAGTGGCTTTTAGACCTTTTAACCAAAAGTTCCAAAGCATCGGGTCCATTTTTTTCTTCCCGTCTTTTCCTTTGAAGATCAAGTCCACATG
This genomic interval carries:
- a CDS encoding zinc dependent phospholipase C family protein; this translates as MAGKITHLEALSQVCKHLDHGTAEQRKIAKLLREEGTRKFANIGAIAPDIFYFYHVLSPVRTKKALPWGDLSHHENVLELILNFLDGVLTVEEGIYRDRFLAFTLGYIIHCAVDIVTHPYIFFISGDYYSPDKQISSKAQYNHMRVEFALDSWLLDFRWGMTPKAYDFVQHVDLIFKGKDGKKKMDPMLWNFWLKGLKATFPKEFKEKYIGSEEKIIPGDILNESFLGYLHFHRYLDSRSKIIRAALSFLDKITLHKVNSSVLMLPLKEHIDKRIMNEEKREWSYPADPNLIRNDSFVELINKACEAAKDAVTNAWGYVHDKTSRSSMIKEYQGYNLDTGLRFHGIDKMRQFSPL